One region of Quercus lobata isolate SW786 chromosome 2, ValleyOak3.0 Primary Assembly, whole genome shotgun sequence genomic DNA includes:
- the LOC115978423 gene encoding cytochrome P450 CYP82D47-like, whose amino-acid sequence MLFSYPSFTTSMASIFALFLFIFFLLWISRRVQRTASKKTVPPGAGGAWPLIGHLRLLRELQPPHITLGKMADKYGPIFTIYLGVHRTLVVSSWEIAKECFTTNDKAFANRPKAIAAEIMGYNYAMFGSSPYGPYWRQLRKITVLEVLSNHRLELLKHIRQAEVSASIKDMYYQWVKNENVPVEMKRWFGYTTLNVVLKTVVGERFSGAVTNVENEENDQRRKALRDFFDLTGAYVLSDAIPYLRWLDLGGYKKLMKKTGKELDYMVGEWLEEHKRAKISGEVKGHQDFMDVMLSNVTDDDAETSSYDADTIIKATSLVLMLAGTDATTITLTWALSLLLNNFEALRKAQQELDLQVGRERQVEESDMKNLVYLQAIIKETMRLYPAASLSVPHESTEDCTLAGYHVPAGTRLIVNISKLHRDPDLWSNPNEFQPERFLTTHKDVDVRGQHFEYLPFGSGRRVCPGISFVLQVIQLTLATLLHAFEISTPLNEPVDMSEEAGQTNLKVTPLEVHVTPRLPAQVYT is encoded by the exons ATGCTCTTCTCGTACCCATCCTTCACAACTTCTATGGCTAGCATTTTTGCCCTTTTCCTGTTCATCTTCTTTCTACTATGGATATCAAGAAGAGTTCAAAGAACTGCCAGTAAAAAGACAGTTCCACCTGGAGCTGGCGGCGCGTGGCCTTTGATTGGCCACCTCCGCCTATTAAGAGAGTTACAACCGCCTCATATAACTTTGGGTAAAATGGCCGACAAGTATGGACCAATCTTCACTATCTACTTGGGTGTGCATCGAACTCTAGTAGTAAGCAGTTGGGAGATAGCTAAAGAGTGTTTCACCACCAATGACAAAGCCTTTGCCAACCGCCCAAAAGCTATAGCCGCAGAAATCATGGGTTACAACTATGCCATGTTTGGGTCTAGCCCTTACGGTCCTTATTGGCGTCAATTACGAAAAATAACCGTGCTTGAGGTCCTCTCAAATCACCGACTTGAATTGCTCAAGCACATTCGGCAAGCCGAGGTAAGTGCATCTATAAAAGACATGTATTACCAATGGGTCAAGAATGAAAACGTACCAGTGGAGATGAAAAGGTGGTTTGGTTACACAACCCTAAACGTAGTATTGAAGACTGTTGTAGGAGAGCGATTTAGTGGGGCTGTGACCAATGTGGAGAATGAGGAGAATGATCAACGTCGAAAGGCTTTGAGAGATTTTTTCGATTTGACTGGGGCATATGTGTTGTCAGATGCAATACCATATCTAAGATGGTTGGACTTGGGAGGGTACAAGAAATTAATGAAGAAAACAGGAAAAGAATTGGATTATATGGTTGGAGAATGGTTAGAAGAACATAAGCGTGCAAAAATTTCAGGTGAGGTGAAGGGACACCAAGACTTTATGGATGTGATGTTGTCCAATGTTACTGACGATGATGCTGAGACTTCCAGTTATGATGCTGATACAATCATCAAAGCTACAAGCTTG GTCCTTATGTTAGCAGGTACAGACGCAACAACAATAACATTAACATGGGCTCTCTCTTTACTTCTCAACAATTTTGAAGCCTTAAGGAAAGCCCAACAAGAATTAGACCTCCAGGTTGGTAGAGAAAGGCAAGTAGAGGAATCAGACATGAAAAATTTGGTCTATCTCCAAGCTATTATCAAAGAAACAATGCGTTTATATCCTGCAGCATCACTCTCAGTGCCACACGAGTCTACTGAAGACTGTACTTTGGCAGGCTATCATGTCCCAGCCGGCACTCGACTCATTGTTAATATTTCAAAGCTCCATCGAGACCCAGATTTATGGTCAAATCCAAATGAATTTCAACCTGAAAGATTCCTTACAACCCACAAGGATGTTGATGTTAGGGGCCAACATTTCGAATACTTACCATTTGGTAGTGGTAGAAGAGTGTGCCCTGGGATATCATTTGTACTACAAGTTATACAACTCACATTAGCTACCTTATTGCATGCTTTTGAAATCTCGACACCGTTAAATGAACCTGTGGACATGAGTGAGGAAGCAGGACAAACCAACTTGAAAGTCACCCCACTTGAAGTCCATGTCACTCCTCGCCTTCCTGCCCAAGTATATACATAA